In Helianthus annuus cultivar XRQ/B chromosome 3, HanXRQr2.0-SUNRISE, whole genome shotgun sequence, a single window of DNA contains:
- the LOC110931619 gene encoding uncharacterized protein LOC110931619: MHTLIRSKSDAKAIYCSFIYAENKYQLRRDLWDNLNRHKFFVADKPWIVLGDFNSAFSQDDCLVGSSNMSIGMREFAHCVQQNEWIDIKSHGMQFTWNQKPKNGVGILKKIDRAMGNLQLLDDYPDVFVFFHPFRVSDHTPCIVKLQILKNNSQKPFKFANFLVKKDGFLEKVASVWSKPVRGVTMYSVVKKLASLKSPMRRLLFMQGNIHERVILLRKKLDEIQLAIDANPLDVSLREAESLCLHEFQSVSYDEECFLKQKSKADWLAAGDSNTKFFHNSVKMRNAYMKIHSIHDSSGDCFYGDDVYGVLVSHYSKFLGVQDPVDSLPGNLNFPNVLDPNVASNMVRPVTEEEVKKAIFSIGENKAPGTS; this comes from the coding sequence ATGCACACTCTCATTCGGTCGAAATCTGATGCCAAAGCCATATATTGCTCGTTCATCTATGCTGAAAATAAGTATCAACTTCGTAGGGATTTATGGGATAACCTGAATAGACATAAGTTTTTTGTGGCTGATAAGCCGTGGATTGTGCTAGGTGACTTTAACTCGGCTTTCTCACAAGATGATTGTTTAGTTGGGTCGTCTAATATGTCGATCGGAATGCGCGAATTTGCTCATTGTGTTCAACAAAATGAGTGGATTGATATTAAAAGCCATGGTATGCAGTTTACTTGGAATCAAAAACCGAAGAATGGTGTAGGTATTTTGAAGAAAATTGACAGAGCCATGGGCAATTTACAATTGCTAGATGATTATCCGGATGTGTTTGTCTTCTTTCACCCTTTTCGGGTATCGGACCACACCCCGTGTATTGTCAAGCTTCAGATTCTCAAAAATAATAGCCAGAAACCATTTAAATTTGCGAATTTTCTGGTTAAAAAAGATGGTTTCTTGGAGAAGGTGGCTAGTGTTTGGTCAAAGCCGGTTCGTGGAGTTACGATGTACTCAGTGGTGAAGAAATTAGCGAGTTTAAAGTCTCCCATGAGACGGCTCCTTTTCATGCAAGGTAATATTCATGAGCGCGTTATTCTGTTAAGGAAAAAGCTAGATGAGATTCAGTTGGCTATTGATGCGAACCCACTAGATGTATCTCTTAGGGAAGCTGAATCACTATGTCTTCATGAGTTCCAATCGGTTTCGTATGATGAGGAATGCTTCCTGAAACAGAAATCTAAAGCAGATTGGCTAGCCGCTGGTGACTCAAACACCAAGTTTTTTCATAATAGCGTCAAGATGAGGAATGCATACATGAAGATTCATAGCATTCATGATAGCTCGGGTGATTGTTTCTATGGTGATGACGTGTATGGAGTATTGGTGTCTCACTACTCTAAGTTCTTGGGTGTGCAGGATCCGGTGGATTCTTTACCAGGTAATCTTAATTTTCCGAATGTTTTGGATCCTAATGTTGCGAGCAATATGGTTCGTCCAGTCACTGAGGAGGAGGTTAAAAAAGCAATCTTTTCTATTGGTGAGAACAAGGCACCAGGAACAAGTTAA